The Haloprofundus salinisoli region TTCCGTCGATTCTCAGCTCACGTCTGCGCTCGCGGCCCCGTCCCGACGTTTCAGCCGGACCGAGATAACGATAGGTAACGGACACTAATCCTTTAGGTAGCAGTACTAACATCCCTTAATCACACTACTACTACTAATGAGTTCAACACCGGGCTATCAGTCGAGTCGTGCGGGAATCGGCGAGCCGAGCAGTCAGTTTCGGGGAGAGATGTTCGAGATGCTCGCGAACGACACTCGCCGGGCGGCCGTGTCGGTTCTGCTCAACGAGCGCGAGGCGGTTCCGGTGCGGGAGTTGGCGAGTCGGGTCGCCGAGCGAACGTTCGAGAACCCCGACGCGAGCGACCGAGAACGAGTCCACGTCTCGCTCGCCCACAACCACCTGCCGACGCTCGAAGCCGCCGAATTCGTGAACTACGATTCGGAGACGGTTCGCGTGAGCAGCGAGTTCGCCCGTTACCGGTGCACGGTCGAGACGGTGCTGTCGACCACCGCCGACCGGTCGTGCGACGACGCCGACGAGGCGTTGGAGGCGCTCGCGGACCGACGGCGGCGGCTCGTCCTCGCGGTACTCGACAGCGCGTCGAGCCTGCCGCTCGACGAACTCGCA contains the following coding sequences:
- a CDS encoding DUF7344 domain-containing protein, whose product is MSSTPGYQSSRAGIGEPSSQFRGEMFEMLANDTRRAAVSVLLNEREAVPVRELASRVAERTFENPDASDRERVHVSLAHNHLPTLEAAEFVNYDSETVRVSSEFARYRCTVETVLSTTADRSCDDADEALEALADRRRRLVLAVLDSASSLPLDELAARVAERESDGDEKDNAARAEIRLALHHAHLPKLDALGFVRYDPETKTVERGEGDFVDCLGDTALPDVER